A window of Eubacteriaceae bacterium ES3 contains these coding sequences:
- the cobI gene encoding precorrin-2 C(20)-methyltransferase — MSKGIFYGIGVGPGDPDLLTVKAARVLKDCDVVITPTKKMGTDSIAFNIVKPHIEDLSKCLEMNFPMISLSAERETLEAQWKKNADEIEELLNQGKDVAFITLGDPMVFSTYSYVMEFLLERDIEVVTLSGIPSFCNLGAQLNIPLTQGEESLGVVAMTQPIEEIRQILDAHKNIVVMKISANNQLMAEELEARGLEKSFVLVSNIGMETQNVVTDINVLKGKIPYLSTMLIKKDYPLFKD, encoded by the coding sequence ATGAGTAAAGGAATTTTTTATGGGATTGGTGTCGGACCGGGAGATCCTGATCTGTTGACCGTCAAAGCGGCGAGAGTGCTTAAAGACTGTGATGTGGTAATTACACCTACTAAGAAAATGGGGACTGACAGTATTGCCTTTAATATTGTTAAACCGCATATTGAGGATTTGTCAAAATGTCTGGAAATGAACTTCCCGATGATTTCATTAAGTGCCGAGCGAGAAACCTTGGAAGCCCAGTGGAAGAAAAATGCCGATGAGATCGAAGAACTTTTAAATCAGGGTAAGGATGTTGCATTTATTACGTTGGGAGATCCTATGGTTTTCTCCACTTATTCCTATGTCATGGAGTTTCTGCTAGAACGTGATATCGAAGTGGTAACCCTATCAGGTATTCCTTCTTTCTGTAATCTGGGGGCTCAGCTAAACATTCCCCTGACTCAAGGTGAAGAATCTTTAGGTGTTGTGGCAATGACTCAGCCGATTGAAGAAATCAGACAGATTCTTGATGCGCATAAAAATATCGTGGTAATGAAAATTTCCGCCAATAACCAGTTGATGGCAGAAGAACTGGAAGCCCGTGGACTTGAAAAATCTTTTGTACTGGTTTCCAATATTGGAATGGAAACCCAGAATGTGGTTACGGATATCAATGTTTTAAAAGGAAAAATCCCCTACCTGTCAACAATGCTGATCAAAAAAGATTATCCTCTTTTTAAGGATTGA
- a CDS encoding precorrin-8X methylmutase: MEYINNPREIEERSFEIITEELGDKVFPDDIAPIVKRIIHTTADFEYADLLEFCNDGYAKGMEALKKGKKIYADTRMIQVGVNKKALADHGIEIVNYVHEPEVMKEAKERGVTRSTVAIQKALADESVGIFAIGNAPTALYTLIEAIKSGSAKPDLIIGAPIGFVGAAESKQALDAIDSPYVRINGRKGGSPVVAAILNAMLYQLGREW, translated from the coding sequence ATGGAATATATTAATAATCCGAGAGAAATTGAAGAACGCAGTTTTGAAATTATTACCGAAGAATTGGGAGATAAGGTATTTCCCGATGATATTGCCCCAATTGTTAAGCGAATCATTCATACAACCGCTGATTTTGAGTATGCAGATCTTTTAGAATTCTGTAATGACGGCTATGCTAAAGGAATGGAAGCGCTCAAAAAAGGCAAGAAAATCTATGCCGATACGCGAATGATTCAGGTTGGCGTTAATAAAAAAGCTCTTGCAGATCACGGGATTGAAATTGTCAATTATGTTCACGAACCCGAAGTGATGAAAGAAGCTAAGGAGCGGGGTGTAACCCGTTCAACAGTGGCTATTCAAAAAGCCCTGGCAGATGAGTCGGTGGGAATTTTTGCAATCGGCAATGCCCCAACAGCACTTTATACTTTAATTGAGGCTATTAAATCGGGTAGTGCCAAACCAGACCTGATTATTGGTGCGCCAATTGGTTTTGTTGGTGCAGCGGAATCAAAGCAGGCACTGGATGCTATTGACAGCCCTTATGTGCGCATTAACGGACGAAAAGGTGGCAGTCCGGTAGTTGCAGCGATTTTAAATGCCATGCTGTATCAACTGGGAAGGGAATGGTAG
- a CDS encoding GHMP kinase: MKKVIVKSPGTCGEYIQGWFEGSPCLISSPIDRYSTITIEAGEFRNSNLKFKAQKMARLIFERYGIARNQWERLMITHQSQIPEKKGMASSTADLSGVAAGLSAYYDLGLKSIDIGRLCAEIEPSDNLMFEKLNLFNHITGQVLKELDGLIEANLMIVDFCGGIDTMTFNESQDDYSQKDLGIFRKIISEFEQGLADNDLKKIGRACTLSAYLNQKRLPKKHLDLMVDLMEECGGLGTVIGHSGTVIGVMYEENAFDKVLFLEGVKKRLPTEDYTGVFENRLIGGGIEIDCSDARQFCLNQQSS, from the coding sequence ATGAAAAAGGTGATTGTTAAAAGCCCGGGAACTTGCGGTGAATATATTCAGGGCTGGTTTGAGGGCAGTCCCTGTTTAATTTCCAGCCCGATTGACCGGTATTCAACAATTACCATCGAAGCGGGTGAATTCAGAAACAGTAATCTGAAGTTTAAAGCCCAGAAAATGGCCAGACTGATTTTTGAGCGTTATGGAATTGCCAGAAACCAGTGGGAACGACTGATGATCACCCATCAGAGCCAGATCCCGGAGAAAAAAGGAATGGCAAGTTCGACAGCTGATCTGTCCGGAGTCGCGGCAGGTTTGTCAGCTTATTATGATCTGGGTTTAAAGTCAATAGATATTGGTCGATTATGTGCGGAAATAGAGCCTTCAGACAATTTGATGTTCGAGAAGCTAAATTTATTTAATCATATAACGGGTCAGGTGCTAAAAGAACTTGATGGCCTGATCGAAGCGAACTTGATGATTGTTGATTTTTGTGGTGGGATTGACACCATGACTTTCAATGAATCCCAGGACGATTATTCGCAGAAAGATTTGGGTATTTTTAGAAAAATTATCAGTGAGTTTGAACAGGGACTTGCTGATAATGATTTGAAAAAAATAGGCAGAGCCTGTACTTTGAGTGCTTATTTGAACCAGAAGCGGCTGCCCAAAAAGCATTTGGATCTGATGGTGGATCTGATGGAAGAATGCGGTGGGCTGGGAACGGTGATCGGCCATAGCGGGACAGTAATTGGCGTGATGTACGAAGAAAACGCTTTTGACAAGGTATTGTTTTTAGAAGGTGTTAAAAAACGTTTGCCGACAGAAGACTATACCGGTGTTTTTGAAAATCGCCTGATTGGTGGCGGTATTGAAATTGACTGCAGTGATGCTCGACAGTTCTGTTTGAATCAGCAGTCCAGTTAA